GATGGGGTTACACACAAGTTGAACATtgattttttagatgtttttatgtattttattcttttaacttttttattttatcttttattctttttattatttttatgattacttttttttgattaaaggaAAACCCCACCGAAAGCCaatatcaaaataacaaaaggggatttttttaattggggGCCGAAAGGATGTCCTGAGCCCGTGCTATTTttaataaccctaacctaaccctaaccctaaccctaaaaagtggttttcttgcccttaacctaaccctaaccctaaccctaaccctaaccctaaccctaacacctcACCCACTGATACAAATCCACAAAACCTTTTGATGTGTGGCACAATGACTAGAGGAACACGAATAACATGCGTCGGCCCgtgcctgcctttgattccctatcTAACTGGGGGAGTCCTCGAACTCCCCCGGGGGGTCTCATCGAGAGAAAACattaccctacctaaccctaaccctgaccctgaccctaaccctaaccctaaccctaaccctgaccctgaccctaaccctaaccctacagaCAGAGCAATGCCACCAATGGATACTGCAGTGGCACCAAGACGCCACTTCCAGCTCAAACCCCATGCTGacttggcctgatgtttgtgggtgctggacagGTTCTCCCACATCTTCTCATTGTCCTCACTGTCCTTCTTCATCATCGTGGAGACCTCATTGCGGATCGTGTTCTTGCGTGGCTTCAGGTCTCTGTGCTGATGAAGGACATTGCCTTGCTCCCTCTTGCAGGTGGCCAGATCAATCTTCTCAGTGGGGGGCAGCAGCTTCATGTCTGGAGCTTCAGTAGCTTCCAGGAGCGTAATTTCAAACTCAACCTTTGACCGAACCTTGAAGAGcgccttctctctcttttccatGAATCGCACCGCTACATCCAGTTCCTGGTTCACTTCCCCGTTACCCACAGTGAACGACAACACCTTGTTGACCAGCGTCCCATTCAACAGACGTTTTATTAGATGAATCTTCACAATATGTCCAGGTTGTGGCCTAGTGTATCTTCCTCTTCCAGCCTCCAGCAACTTTTTCATTATCCTACCATTTCCAAGGATATCTAACCACTCATTAGTTTCTCTCCTCATGGACTGACCCATGACAATCTTATTCCCTCTCTTCACGACTGGTGCACTGTCACTGCTTTGGTAAACAacctgaaacacaagaaaacatattaTAAGTAGATTACCATTATTAGCTGCAGCTTCTgagcagggttggagtcagttataattgtaatcatgtaattgataattaattacaaagatggtgtagttataattgtaattgtaattttcaaaATCTGTCACTGTCGTAATCTCATTAAATTCtagttgagttcagataatttactttgtaattgtaattgcctttaaaattctacaaaaaagtcaattatttaatgctaaactggtgaacatgttctacacatatgtagttaaaatattattaaaatgtttatatcaagctttcccacattttaccattttaaaagtgtattttacagctgatttaagacccgttatcatatgagatgctaacagaaagctaacataagagaaaggttaacttttattaggttatctaTTTCAGGTTGAGTATTCCTGATTAATTGTAAAGTAAATGATAAcgtactgtaattgtaatttgatttctgaggctaaaaaaatacttgtgatttaattgtaattggaaaaaatgctggtcactgtaatcataatgtaCTTGTTGTTAGATTGTCTtctgtgccaaaagatggttGTAACATGAGATTTACCGTTAAAGAGTAGCTTAGTATTAGTGTCTCATCTGTGTGAAGGATGTTAATTCTGGGACGTATCAGTctttctttgaatcaggggatgttccagatgtttcctattctctcctatctgcagctttgggctTTTACACTCTGTCTGTGTTTTCTCTCCTGAGGAAGTATCTGCTCTATGAGCTCTGGGTTTTTAGTTCtgccttttgttctttttttaaattcagaatgagttattctgcattaaatcattctgcttcatgtttacatggtaatagtaattcctgaactgaggtttacatggaaaaccggtttatttggctttagttaattccactttaggtctgggggttgggaaggctctgattggacagggggcgaacatgacgtaGAAACACCACCAACATTTTATTGTTGGCtgtaaccagtgttgtgctagttactgaaaaaaagtaactagttaccgttactagttacttcattcacaaagtaactcagttactattttgatcacttacaccaaaaagtaatgcgttactagaAAAAGTAACCTTTGAGtttcttagaattaaagaatatctcatttattttgagtcatttgtgtccgtacagcttcatattagtgaatCCCACCTTTTTAGGTAAATGACTCTACCCACACATCTCCTGTACCAACCAGGACAAGCTAACATTGCTACCACCTACACCACTCACCAATACATGATCGATCCTGAGAACCACCTCCAAGCTACGTTCACGTTTGCTCTAAAACACCTCAAAGAGAGCACTAAGGGCCATAAAGCCTACTACGACCTGTAGTTCCTCACAGAAGGAACTACAGGTTGGAGACAGAGTCTAATATTACAGTTTTGTTCAAAAACGATCATCATGCAACCAAACTAGTGAAGAAATTTCTTCCCAAATGGACCGGACCCCCAAATAAAGATTCCCAGCACAAAGACCAAACAAAAGCTCAAGTGGGTCCACCAAAACCAAACTAAGctatacagaacaacaaaactatCAGACTAGCCGTCAATCGCGAGCTCAATAAACCCTACGAGCTGAGATATGGCATTCCTAATTAGCCAACCAGTCAATGCAttcaataacatctaccacctcaaggacATCGTAAACTAGAAACTAGGACTGGAATCTACTACAAAAGCTCTATCCAACCTCTAATATACATGTGGTTTACACCAGACATGACCCTAGTCATTGTAATTATTCTCTGTCACATATATCTACCTTCTGCACCGCCGCTTTATGCCTTAAACACACCAGGAAAGTACAAGACCCAATCAATCGATCGCATATTCAAACACAACCGACCCAGATCCGAGGGTGCACTTTGCTATAATAggggaaaccccaattacatcacagagaaaacaacaatatatatatagaatattgtcattctggttttatacatcaaagcatcatctcaagacaagggcaaaatattgagatgtatatcatatatcatatttcttcttgcttctctcgacgaggtcagtcgcattctctgtttctccctcccttccgtcttatctctctcctagctgctgctttgtcaggtcttgtgaaactaacaagagcctctctctgcaactcatccaaaaccggaataatggaattaatcagttggtctctcagtgctatcgatcagattttttcgacgcaaagaaccaggggtggtgaccccgcatgtccaagcgggacgtttgcggctggatacacacttgacccttggaacaagtggcgagttgtgtgtctgtccatcctttccgtggaagacgtggaggacatctacatgattggaataatgatagtaggcatgctgctgatcggagctggtggcttcctaatctatcgaaaagtccgtactacgctggcgactgttttggaaaagctgccagtgatttctgaaggatgtagcagggctctgaacactcagactcatgtgttgatcgatatcaaaagcaagcaagagctgcttttggatcgtctacgcgttatggataacaactgggagaagttcgagacccggcttg
This Gouania willdenowi unplaced genomic scaffold, fGouWil2.1 scaffold_91_arrow_ctg1, whole genome shotgun sequence DNA region includes the following protein-coding sequences:
- the LOC114461064 gene encoding peptidyl-prolyl cis-trans isomerase FKBP8-like, with the protein product MSTLMTHLVISHNPVVYQSSDSAPVVKRGNKIVMGQSMRRETNEWLDILGNGRIMKKLLEAGRGRYTRPQPGHIVKIHLIKRLLNGTLVNKVLSFTVGNGEVNQELDVAVRFMEKREKALFKVRSKVEFEITLLEATEAPDMKLLPPTEKIDLATCKREQGNVLHQHRDLKPRKNTIRNEVSTMMKKDSEDNEKMWENLSSTHKHQAKSAWDPPGEFEDSPS